From Acidothermus cellulolyticus 11B, a single genomic window includes:
- a CDS encoding cold-shock protein, with protein sequence MQGVVKWFNAEKGFGFIAVDGGSDVFVHYSAIQGEGYRTLAENQRVDFEITQGQKGPQAANVRPI encoded by the coding sequence TTGCAAGGTGTAGTCAAGTGGTTCAACGCCGAGAAGGGTTTCGGCTTCATCGCGGTCGACGGCGGCTCGGACGTCTTCGTCCACTACTCGGCCATTCAGGGCGAGGGTTACCGGACCTTGGCGGAGAACCAGCGGGTCGACTTCGAGATCACGCAAGGGCAGAAGGGGCCGCAGGCCGCCAACGTTCGCCCGATCTAA
- the tadA gene encoding tRNA adenosine(34) deaminase TadA: protein MRLALQEAARAEKVADVPVGAIVLGPGGDVLGRGHNQREAAADPTAHAEIVALRAAAWRLGRWRLDGCTLVVTLEPCTMCAGAIVLARLDRLVYGAVDPKSGAVGSLWDVVRDRRLNHRPEVIAGVLADECGQVLRTFFSGRRG, encoded by the coding sequence ATGCGGCTCGCCCTCCAGGAGGCCGCCCGTGCCGAGAAGGTGGCGGACGTTCCCGTTGGCGCGATCGTCCTCGGCCCCGGCGGCGACGTACTGGGTCGCGGGCACAATCAACGGGAAGCGGCGGCGGATCCGACAGCGCATGCAGAGATCGTCGCTTTGCGGGCCGCGGCTTGGCGCCTCGGTCGATGGCGGCTCGACGGGTGCACGCTGGTCGTCACGTTGGAACCGTGCACGATGTGCGCGGGAGCCATCGTCCTCGCGCGGCTTGATCGACTCGTCTATGGCGCCGTTGACCCGAAATCCGGCGCGGTGGGGTCGCTCTGGGACGTCGTCCGCGATCGGAGGCTCAATCACCGGCCGGAAGTGATCGCCGGCGTGCTCGCCGACGAATGCGGGCAGGTGCTGCGGACGTTTTTCTCCGGGCGTCGCGGCTGA
- a CDS encoding tRNA adenosine deaminase-associated protein encodes MERETTVSQLAALVAKDGHRWHGAEIDLGELRDIDDLADAMRLAARGDEPVFVFVEEDDEWFAVVRIDGGEEPRVFVSDVRMLAVSDIAERFFADLVVDTAETETDDAVAGARMRADAQPGGDTGILADFGISAKQLVAMCRREGQVPADVITEIADQLGCVDEIEVYR; translated from the coding sequence GTGGAACGGGAGACAACGGTGTCGCAGCTGGCTGCGCTGGTTGCCAAGGACGGCCACCGGTGGCACGGCGCCGAAATCGATCTCGGGGAACTCCGGGATATCGACGACCTTGCGGACGCGATGCGGCTTGCCGCCCGCGGTGATGAGCCCGTCTTCGTCTTCGTCGAAGAAGATGACGAATGGTTTGCCGTGGTCCGGATCGACGGGGGAGAGGAGCCGCGGGTCTTCGTCTCCGACGTCCGGATGCTTGCCGTGAGTGATATTGCGGAGCGATTCTTCGCAGATCTCGTCGTTGACACCGCGGAGACGGAGACCGATGACGCCGTCGCCGGCGCTCGGATGCGGGCGGACGCCCAACCCGGCGGCGACACCGGAATTCTCGCGGACTTCGGTATCTCAGCGAAGCAACTTGTGGCAATGTGCCGCCGCGAAGGGCAGGTCCCGGCTGACGTCATCACCGAGATTGCTGACCAGCTGGGATGCGTCGACGAGATTGAGGTCTACCGCTGA